Proteins found in one Paraburkholderia caballeronis genomic segment:
- a CDS encoding flavin reductase family protein, with translation MADFLTVSTAGLDAPDAYRLLTGAVVPRPIAWITTLGPNGVSNAAPFSSYNFIAHSPPMVAVNIALRDGELKDTARNIRATGEFVINVVTADTLDLMHECGAEFGPEVSEPERLNIALLPGQFVGAPRIAASPVHMECRLDRWIPLGQGINTLYIGEVLAFHLSTDVYDGRHIDSARLRPVARLGGPHYALIDNIVSRAARHTGARPRHTHVRPPASADDTGRS, from the coding sequence ATGGCCGATTTCCTGACCGTTTCCACCGCCGGCCTCGACGCGCCGGATGCGTACCGCCTGCTGACCGGCGCGGTGGTGCCGCGCCCGATTGCGTGGATCACCACGCTCGGTCCGAACGGCGTGTCGAATGCCGCGCCTTTCAGCTCATACAACTTCATTGCGCACAGTCCGCCGATGGTGGCCGTCAACATCGCGCTGCGCGACGGCGAACTCAAGGACACGGCGCGCAACATACGCGCGACCGGCGAGTTCGTGATCAACGTGGTGACCGCCGACACGCTCGACCTGATGCACGAGTGCGGCGCGGAATTCGGCCCGGAAGTGAGCGAGCCGGAGCGGCTGAACATCGCGCTCCTTCCCGGGCAGTTCGTCGGCGCGCCGCGCATCGCGGCGTCGCCGGTCCACATGGAATGCCGGCTCGACCGCTGGATTCCGCTGGGACAAGGCATCAACACGCTGTACATCGGCGAGGTGCTCGCCTTTCACCTGTCCACCGACGTCTACGACGGACGTCACATCGACAGCGCGCGGCTGCGTCCCGTCGCGCGGCTCGGCGGCCCGCACTACGCGCTGATCGACAACATCGTGTCGAGGGCGGCGCGCCACACGGGCGCCAGGCCGCGCCATACCCACGTCCGTCCGCCCGCGTCCGCGGACGACACCGGCCGTTCATAA
- a CDS encoding LysR family transcriptional regulator: MSCSEDKLSSIIVLVRVAECSSFTEAAFRLGMSASGVSRAIARLEKRLGVHLVKRTTRGLSLTDEGVVYVERCRLVLAELEDADAHIMNQRSSPSGVTHVQMPPAFARKVVLPALPQFLERNPDLQVEVELSGRTPDLAEESIDVALRFGHPRDSRIVARKLCHIASVVCASPRYLERHGAPATLDDLTRHRCLTFVNPRTGRHDQWSFVDGGHTRSVPVRQVLSSNDMQTLVDAAVAGSGIVNVADINITDEIASGRLVPVLTDYVPTHYPLYLLYLPNRHLTRRVRCFIDFIVDLLQTDPARPCVDATARAAAGYTPARRVGPLHSVS; the protein is encoded by the coding sequence ATGAGTTGCAGCGAAGACAAGCTCAGTTCCATCATCGTGCTGGTCCGGGTCGCGGAGTGCAGCAGCTTCACCGAGGCGGCGTTCCGGCTCGGCATGTCGGCGTCGGGCGTCAGCCGCGCGATCGCGCGCCTCGAAAAGCGGCTCGGGGTTCATCTCGTCAAGCGCACGACCCGCGGGCTCAGTCTGACCGACGAAGGCGTGGTGTACGTGGAACGCTGCCGGCTCGTGCTGGCCGAGCTGGAGGACGCCGATGCGCACATCATGAATCAGCGCAGTTCGCCGAGCGGCGTCACGCACGTGCAGATGCCGCCGGCCTTCGCGCGCAAGGTCGTGCTGCCGGCGCTGCCGCAGTTTCTGGAGCGCAACCCGGATCTGCAGGTCGAAGTGGAACTGAGCGGCAGGACGCCCGACCTGGCCGAAGAGTCGATCGACGTCGCGCTGCGCTTCGGCCATCCGCGCGATTCGCGCATCGTCGCGCGCAAGCTCTGCCATATCGCGAGCGTCGTCTGCGCGTCGCCACGCTACCTCGAACGTCACGGCGCGCCGGCGACCCTCGACGACCTGACGCGCCACCGCTGCCTCACGTTCGTGAATCCGCGCACCGGACGGCACGATCAATGGTCGTTCGTCGACGGCGGCCACACGCGATCGGTGCCGGTCCGCCAGGTGCTCAGCTCGAACGACATGCAGACGCTCGTCGATGCGGCCGTCGCGGGGTCCGGGATCGTGAACGTCGCCGACATCAACATCACGGACGAAATCGCGTCAGGCAGGCTGGTCCCCGTGCTGACGGATTACGTGCCGACGCACTACCCGCTTTATCTGCTCTATTTGCCGAACCGGCATCTGACCCGGCGCGTGCGCTGCTTCATCGACTTCATCGTCGACCTGCTGCAAACCGACCCGGCGCGGCCGTGCGTCGACGCGACGGCCCGCGCGGCAGCGGGTTATACGCCCGCGCGCCGCGTCGGGCCGCTTCATTCCGTGTCGTAA
- a CDS encoding enoyl-CoA hydratase/isomerase family protein, with protein MSQTTASSGPPVEAGDEPALVSERHGPVLRIVLNRPSKRNALDTRLLDALSTVLAGVEQDASVNAVVLTGAGNVFCAGVDLREMEGRRDPSAARNRLELLASVQLRLAGLAVPVVVGVNGPAVGAGAVLALCGDVVVMAGQASLAFPELSKGIAPYMVTPLLTHCVGRLAAFELLARGTPVSAADALGRGWATAVVPAERLAQETDGWAQTIAGVPRTIMSRTRSLMRAARGDAWVDALSRALDCYDTE; from the coding sequence GTGAGTCAGACCACGGCGTCATCCGGTCCGCCGGTCGAGGCCGGCGACGAGCCGGCGCTGGTCAGCGAGCGGCACGGTCCGGTGTTGCGGATCGTGCTCAACCGGCCGTCGAAACGCAATGCGCTGGATACGCGGCTGCTCGACGCGCTGTCCACCGTGCTGGCCGGCGTGGAGCAGGACGCGTCGGTCAACGCGGTCGTGCTGACCGGCGCGGGCAACGTGTTCTGCGCCGGCGTCGACCTGCGCGAGATGGAGGGCCGGCGCGATCCGTCCGCGGCGCGCAACCGGCTCGAACTCCTGGCGAGCGTGCAGTTGCGCCTCGCCGGCCTGGCCGTGCCGGTCGTGGTGGGGGTCAACGGCCCGGCGGTCGGCGCGGGCGCCGTGCTCGCGCTGTGCGGCGACGTCGTCGTGATGGCCGGGCAGGCGAGCCTCGCGTTCCCGGAACTCTCGAAAGGCATCGCGCCGTACATGGTGACGCCGCTGCTCACGCATTGCGTCGGGCGGCTCGCCGCGTTCGAACTGCTGGCGCGCGGCACGCCGGTGTCCGCCGCCGACGCGCTGGGCCGCGGCTGGGCCACGGCCGTCGTTCCAGCCGAGCGGCTCGCGCAGGAGACCGACGGCTGGGCGCAGACCATCGCCGGCGTGCCGCGCACGATCATGAGCCGCACGCGGTCGCTGATGCGCGCGGCGCGCGGCGACGCATGGGTCGACGCGCTGTCCCGCGCGCTGGATTGTTACGACACGGAATGA
- a CDS encoding Bug family tripartite tricarboxylate transporter substrate binding protein — MLRRHFVTALAGMAGAAILSPAARADDDWPRRPVRLVVPYPPGGPVDGLARVVSAKLGDELGQPVIVENKGGAGGSIGLYYVIKAAPDGSVFGFGVPGAITALPQLQKLPYTASQINYVSLVGRVPQVVAVNESLKVNTFGELLALAKSKPGQLNYGSAGVGTTPHLGAELLRQLTGINIVHVPYTGAAPAVTALMSNEIQLLCSDLSGLLPFVSHGIRILAVCMPERVPQIPSVPTTAELGQPGLLVESDYGIVAPQNTPQGITDKFRAGLVKVLAMPDVKQKIGLQGAIAQGSTPDQYRQMMLAESQKWAKVIKAADIRIS; from the coding sequence ATGTTGAGACGCCACTTCGTGACGGCCCTGGCGGGCATGGCCGGCGCGGCCATCCTGAGTCCGGCGGCCCGCGCCGACGACGACTGGCCGAGGCGGCCGGTTCGACTGGTTGTGCCGTATCCGCCCGGCGGTCCGGTGGACGGACTCGCGCGGGTCGTGTCCGCGAAACTGGGCGACGAACTGGGCCAGCCCGTGATCGTCGAGAACAAGGGTGGGGCGGGCGGATCGATCGGCCTTTATTACGTGATCAAGGCCGCGCCGGACGGCTCCGTGTTCGGGTTCGGCGTTCCCGGCGCGATCACCGCGTTGCCCCAGTTGCAGAAACTGCCTTACACCGCGTCGCAGATCAACTACGTGAGCCTCGTCGGGCGCGTGCCGCAGGTCGTCGCGGTCAACGAATCGCTGAAGGTCAATACGTTCGGCGAACTGCTCGCGCTGGCAAAGAGCAAGCCGGGGCAGCTCAATTACGGCTCCGCGGGCGTGGGAACGACGCCGCACCTCGGCGCCGAACTGCTGCGGCAGCTCACCGGCATCAACATCGTGCACGTGCCGTATACCGGCGCGGCCCCCGCCGTGACGGCGCTGATGAGCAACGAGATCCAGCTGCTGTGCTCCGATCTGTCGGGCCTGCTGCCGTTCGTCTCGCACGGCATCAGGATTCTGGCCGTGTGCATGCCGGAGCGCGTGCCGCAGATCCCCAGCGTGCCGACCACGGCCGAACTGGGCCAGCCCGGACTGCTGGTCGAATCGGACTACGGCATCGTCGCGCCGCAGAACACGCCGCAGGGCATCACCGACAAGTTTCGCGCCGGCCTCGTCAAGGTGCTGGCGATGCCGGACGTGAAGCAGAAGATCGGCCTGCAGGGCGCCATCGCCCAGGGCAGCACGCCGGACCAGTACCGCCAGATGATGTTGGCCGAGTCGCAGAAATGGGCGAAGGTCATCAAGGCGGCCGACATCCGCATCAGTTGA
- a CDS encoding enoyl-CoA hydratase/isomerase family protein, whose amino-acid sequence MSGPLEGVSLSMHGHAALIAMHDEAHRNALSTRQVQAMLDAIRRSRASGARALVIASGIGNFCAGADIREMLNGDWLYPGKAAPDALTPLVLFRALIDDPRPVIAAVDGLALGGGIELLLSADLVLASGNARFAMPELGLGVLPRTALVRLPEIVGRRKALELILTRRRFDVEEAKSIGLVNQIVDGAELVDRALELAQQIAACPPNAVAAVKRRLGRTAPDDWAGIDALLEALDPQEWQEGFSSFLEKRPADYDAQWSKALRAAEPEDGAK is encoded by the coding sequence ATGAGCGGTCCCCTGGAAGGCGTCAGCCTGTCGATGCACGGCCATGCGGCGCTGATCGCCATGCACGACGAAGCGCATCGCAACGCGCTGTCGACGCGCCAGGTGCAGGCGATGCTCGATGCCATCCGGCGCAGCCGCGCAAGCGGCGCGCGGGCGCTCGTGATCGCGTCGGGCATCGGCAATTTCTGCGCGGGCGCGGATATCCGCGAGATGCTCAACGGCGACTGGCTGTACCCGGGCAAGGCCGCGCCGGACGCATTGACGCCGCTCGTGCTGTTCCGCGCGCTGATCGACGACCCTCGCCCCGTCATCGCCGCTGTCGATGGGCTGGCGCTCGGCGGCGGCATCGAACTGCTGCTGTCCGCGGACCTCGTGCTGGCTTCCGGAAACGCGCGCTTCGCGATGCCCGAACTCGGCCTCGGCGTGCTGCCGAGGACCGCGCTGGTGCGTCTACCGGAGATCGTCGGCCGTCGCAAGGCGCTCGAACTGATCCTGACGCGGCGGCGTTTCGACGTGGAAGAAGCGAAGTCGATCGGCCTCGTCAACCAGATCGTGGACGGTGCCGAACTGGTCGATCGCGCGCTCGAACTCGCGCAGCAGATCGCGGCCTGTCCGCCCAACGCGGTGGCGGCCGTCAAGCGCCGCCTCGGGCGCACGGCGCCCGACGACTGGGCGGGCATCGACGCGCTGCTCGAAGCCCTGGACCCGCAGGAGTGGCAGGAGGGATTTTCCTCGTTCCTCGAAAAGCGTCCCGCCGATTACGATGCGCAGTGGTCCAAAGCGTTGCGCGCGGCGGAGCCGGAAGACGGCGCGAAATAA
- a CDS encoding acetate--CoA ligase family protein, which yields MKNPNPVQTLLCPRSIAIVGASSSVKKVSGRILSTMARGRYSGRIFPVNPRAEELFGLRCYPSLDAIGEPVEHCVIALPADQVPQVLADCRRLGVRSATIIAAGYAELGEEGSRLQAELVDAAGEMTFLGPNSMGFANLVDGLFATSVPTLEHQSDSGDVAIVSQSGGLAYSASWFMAQAGIDLSYLVMSGNAAGVSFADLLEFFFDDAKTRVVVMLIESDAIVAQLVEVVERRGLVKPVVLLKVGRGETGVAMAKSHTGSLAGDYRVARDCAQHAGLVFVDDLDEAVGCTSLLRRGITAANGDDIAALSVSGGNVVLFSDQVDLSGMRFAPLAETTQRRLREVLPEFIAVQNPVDLTTQGYVDPTLQDHTIRILSDDPSVTTIVPIITAAADYRATCQSLAALTPAIGRPLVLLWTGGSYDAESPGILAQAGIPVFRSANLLVRCFRAMRAASVDEAPLRRPARTANAGSNAVTLSEGDSMAFLQRNGVPVARFAAVQSDGVAQAAASLGYPVVLKQDVSETHISDSGGVVLDIRNADELADAAERLRREGASLILSQFRPGLELIASVFVHPVFGPLLMTGSGGIWTEALGDVQFVPLPASAAAFARALKRTTIGAILHEGRRGASGFDAAVALLDRLARCFIDNDDVVQIEMNPVTVSRGEARAVDASVTRVAGTAGREER from the coding sequence ATGAAAAATCCGAACCCTGTCCAGACCCTGCTGTGTCCCCGCTCGATTGCGATCGTCGGCGCGTCGTCCTCCGTCAAGAAAGTCTCCGGCCGCATTCTGTCCACCATGGCGCGCGGGCGCTACAGCGGCCGGATCTTTCCTGTGAACCCGCGCGCGGAGGAACTGTTCGGCCTGCGCTGCTACCCGTCGCTCGACGCGATCGGCGAGCCGGTCGAACATTGCGTGATCGCGCTGCCGGCCGACCAGGTGCCGCAAGTGCTCGCCGACTGCCGCCGGCTGGGCGTGCGCTCGGCGACGATCATCGCCGCCGGTTACGCCGAGCTGGGCGAGGAGGGCAGCCGGCTGCAGGCGGAACTGGTCGACGCGGCGGGCGAGATGACGTTTCTCGGACCGAACTCGATGGGTTTCGCGAACCTCGTGGACGGCCTGTTCGCGACGAGCGTGCCGACCCTGGAGCATCAGTCGGACAGCGGTGACGTGGCGATCGTCTCGCAGAGCGGCGGCCTTGCGTATTCGGCGTCGTGGTTCATGGCGCAGGCCGGCATCGACCTCAGCTATCTGGTGATGAGCGGCAATGCCGCGGGCGTCTCGTTTGCCGACCTGCTGGAGTTTTTCTTCGACGATGCGAAGACCCGTGTGGTCGTGATGCTGATCGAAAGCGATGCGATCGTCGCGCAGCTGGTCGAGGTCGTGGAGCGGCGCGGGCTCGTGAAGCCGGTGGTGCTGTTGAAGGTCGGCCGGGGCGAGACCGGCGTGGCGATGGCGAAGTCGCATACGGGGTCGCTCGCGGGCGACTACCGGGTGGCGCGCGACTGTGCGCAGCACGCCGGCCTCGTGTTCGTGGACGATCTCGACGAGGCGGTCGGCTGTACGAGCCTGCTGCGGCGGGGCATTACGGCGGCGAACGGCGACGACATCGCGGCGCTGTCCGTCTCCGGCGGCAACGTGGTGCTGTTCTCCGACCAGGTGGATCTGTCGGGCATGCGCTTCGCGCCGCTCGCCGAGACCACGCAACGACGGCTGCGCGAGGTGCTGCCCGAGTTCATCGCGGTGCAGAACCCCGTCGATCTGACGACCCAGGGTTACGTCGACCCCACGTTGCAGGACCACACGATCCGGATTCTGTCCGACGATCCGTCCGTCACGACGATCGTGCCGATCATCACCGCGGCGGCGGACTACCGGGCGACCTGCCAGAGCCTCGCGGCGCTCACGCCCGCGATCGGCCGCCCGCTGGTGCTGCTGTGGACCGGCGGCAGCTACGACGCGGAATCGCCGGGGATTCTGGCCCAGGCCGGCATCCCGGTGTTTCGCAGCGCCAATCTGCTGGTGCGCTGCTTCCGGGCGATGAGGGCGGCAAGCGTCGACGAAGCACCGCTGCGCCGGCCAGCGCGGACCGCGAACGCCGGGAGCAATGCCGTGACGCTCAGCGAAGGCGACAGCATGGCCTTCCTGCAACGCAACGGCGTGCCGGTCGCGCGTTTTGCCGCCGTGCAGTCCGATGGCGTGGCGCAAGCGGCGGCATCGCTGGGTTATCCGGTCGTGCTCAAGCAGGACGTGTCCGAGACGCATATCTCGGACAGCGGCGGCGTGGTGCTGGACATCCGCAATGCCGACGAACTGGCCGACGCCGCCGAACGTCTGCGGCGCGAAGGCGCGTCGCTGATCCTCAGCCAGTTCCGGCCGGGTCTCGAACTGATCGCGAGCGTGTTCGTGCATCCCGTGTTCGGGCCGCTGCTGATGACGGGCTCCGGCGGCATCTGGACCGAAGCGCTCGGCGACGTCCAGTTCGTCCCGCTGCCGGCGTCGGCGGCCGCCTTCGCGCGCGCGCTGAAGCGCACGACGATCGGCGCGATCCTGCACGAAGGGCGGCGCGGCGCGTCCGGCTTCGACGCGGCCGTCGCTCTGCTGGACCGGCTGGCCCGCTGCTTTATCGATAACGACGACGTGGTCCAGATCGAGATGAATCCCGTCACCGTCAGCCGCGGAGAAGCGCGTGCGGTGGACGCGTCGGTCACCCGGGTGGCCGGCACAGCGGGCAGGGAGGAGCGATGA
- a CDS encoding acyl-CoA dehydrogenase family protein, giving the protein MPHELEMIRQTVKQFVDRNLRPLERQVDEADEVDPAVDRQLRKLSVELGLYGHNLPEALGGGGLGALAQAVIGEELGRTTIPLAATLGYLPGSLRFVNPEQREWFLDPILKADKLLAYAITEPDAGSDFGRVATRARRDGDKWILNGTKQFISSAKTADYVILLAVTDPDAPLRSRYTMFIVDCKSPAFHYLRTLKKMGWHGSSLSVFSLDDYEASDAHVLGKVGEGFDCIMATINSTRIQYSGRYVGMAAELLELAVDYATQRVTFGKPIGEHQAIQFMLADSEVELQAARLLTYHAATLADNGDRLVRIAASRSKLYGSEMVGRVADRVVQIFGGAGYVCDLPVERMYRDARAFRIGEGTSEMHRLQIARNLLG; this is encoded by the coding sequence TTGCCTCACGAACTGGAGATGATCCGGCAAACCGTCAAGCAGTTTGTCGATCGAAACCTGAGACCGCTCGAACGTCAGGTCGACGAAGCGGACGAAGTCGACCCGGCGGTCGACCGGCAATTGCGCAAGCTGTCCGTCGAACTCGGCCTGTATGGGCACAACCTGCCCGAGGCGCTGGGCGGCGGCGGCCTGGGCGCGCTGGCGCAGGCCGTGATCGGCGAAGAACTCGGGCGCACGACGATTCCGCTCGCCGCCACGCTCGGTTATCTGCCGGGCAGCCTGCGGTTCGTGAACCCCGAGCAGCGCGAGTGGTTCCTCGATCCGATCCTGAAGGCCGACAAGCTGCTGGCCTATGCGATCACGGAACCCGACGCCGGCTCCGATTTCGGCCGGGTCGCGACGCGTGCGCGGCGCGACGGAGACAAATGGATTTTGAACGGCACCAAGCAGTTCATTTCGAGCGCGAAGACGGCGGACTACGTGATCCTGCTCGCCGTGACGGACCCGGACGCGCCGTTGCGCTCGCGTTACACGATGTTCATCGTCGACTGCAAGAGCCCGGCGTTCCACTACCTGCGCACGCTGAAGAAGATGGGCTGGCACGGCAGCTCGCTCAGCGTGTTCTCGCTCGACGACTACGAGGCGAGCGACGCGCACGTGCTGGGCAAGGTCGGCGAAGGCTTCGACTGCATCATGGCGACGATCAACTCGACCCGCATCCAGTACTCGGGCCGCTATGTCGGGATGGCGGCCGAACTGCTCGAACTGGCCGTCGATTACGCGACGCAGCGCGTCACGTTCGGCAAGCCGATCGGCGAGCACCAGGCGATCCAGTTCATGCTCGCGGATTCGGAAGTGGAATTGCAGGCCGCGCGTCTGCTGACCTATCACGCGGCCACGCTGGCCGACAACGGCGACCGGCTCGTGCGGATCGCGGCGTCGCGCTCGAAGCTGTACGGCAGCGAAATGGTCGGCCGGGTCGCGGACCGGGTCGTGCAGATCTTCGGCGGCGCGGGTTACGTGTGCGACCTGCCGGTCGAGCGGATGTATCGCGACGCGCGGGCGTTCCGGATCGGCGAAGGCACGTCGGAAATGCACCGCCTCCAGATCGCCAGAAACCTTCTCGGTTAA
- a CDS encoding citryl-CoA lyase gives MSDAQTHIANVLIDRIEIRGYDLVDELIGKHSYTEMVFFLLRDRFPTPAETKALDAVLVTLMEHGLTPSALIARLAAHSVPSEVQVAMTAGLVTVGNVFAGTMEDCARLLKLGVASGEPAADYCERLVRDYRERRAPVPGFGHPHHKPDDPRTPRLLDIARESGLAGRYVEFLLTLSAVVDRIYQKHLTINATGMIGALLLEMGFEPDIMRGLAVISRAGGLLAHVQEEQQTDSVRALRKAARDSIPYVAPEPKKHR, from the coding sequence ATGTCCGACGCGCAAACCCACATCGCCAACGTGCTGATCGACCGGATCGAAATCCGGGGCTACGACCTCGTTGACGAGTTGATCGGCAAGCATAGTTATACCGAGATGGTTTTCTTTCTGCTGCGCGACCGTTTCCCGACGCCGGCCGAAACGAAGGCGCTCGACGCCGTGCTGGTGACGCTGATGGAGCACGGCCTCACGCCGTCGGCGCTCATCGCGCGGCTGGCCGCGCACAGCGTGCCGTCCGAAGTGCAGGTTGCGATGACCGCCGGGCTCGTGACGGTCGGCAACGTGTTCGCCGGCACGATGGAGGACTGCGCCAGACTGCTGAAGCTCGGCGTGGCGTCGGGCGAGCCGGCCGCCGACTACTGCGAGCGGCTCGTCCGCGACTACCGCGAGCGCCGCGCGCCGGTGCCCGGCTTCGGACACCCGCATCACAAGCCCGACGATCCGCGCACGCCGCGGCTGCTCGACATCGCGCGCGAATCCGGCCTCGCCGGCCGTTACGTCGAATTCCTGCTGACCCTGTCGGCCGTGGTCGATCGCATCTACCAGAAGCATTTGACGATCAACGCCACCGGCATGATCGGCGCACTGCTTCTCGAAATGGGCTTCGAGCCGGACATCATGCGCGGCCTCGCGGTCATCTCGCGTGCGGGCGGGCTGCTCGCCCACGTACAGGAAGAGCAGCAGACCGATTCCGTGCGCGCGTTGCGCAAGGCGGCGCGGGACAGCATTCCCTACGTCGCGCCGGAACCGAAAAAACATCGCTAG
- a CDS encoding TetR/AcrR family transcriptional regulator, producing MRVSRAQAEENRQAVIESAGQLFRQHGFDGVGLNDLMGAVGLTQGGFYKQFKSKDDLAVQACDRVLAVSAERLTRMVDDSGDDPLAAIVSQYLSCTHRDRIGEGCIFPALGTDAARHSPELIRSFEAGIRSYLKVLDRAAEASSPDRPEKDPTVVLSTMVGALLLSRLVEDEALSRRILDAATRSLIGGNDSPEADAR from the coding sequence ATGAGGGTCAGTCGCGCGCAGGCGGAAGAGAATCGGCAGGCGGTCATCGAGTCGGCCGGCCAGTTATTCCGTCAACATGGTTTCGACGGGGTCGGCTTGAACGATCTGATGGGGGCTGTGGGCCTCACCCAGGGCGGGTTCTACAAACAGTTCAAGTCGAAAGACGACCTGGCGGTTCAGGCCTGCGACCGCGTTCTGGCGGTCAGCGCGGAACGATTGACCCGCATGGTCGACGACAGCGGCGATGATCCGCTGGCCGCCATAGTCAGCCAGTATCTGTCGTGCACCCATCGCGACCGGATCGGTGAAGGCTGCATCTTCCCCGCACTCGGCACCGATGCCGCACGGCATAGTCCGGAATTGATCCGAAGTTTCGAAGCCGGCATCCGGTCGTATCTGAAGGTCCTCGACCGTGCCGCGGAGGCTTCGTCCCCGGACAGGCCAGAGAAGGACCCCACCGTCGTGCTCTCGACGATGGTGGGCGCCCTTTTGTTGTCCCGCCTCGTCGAAGACGAAGCGCTTTCCCGCCGGATACTCGATGCGGCGACGCGCAGCCTTATCGGGGGCAATGACAGTCCCGAAGCGGACGCCCGTTAA